A section of the Bombus terrestris chromosome 2, iyBomTerr1.2, whole genome shotgun sequence genome encodes:
- the LOC100646216 gene encoding homeodomain-interacting protein kinase 2 isoform X5, which yields MPFESRWPESAWNHTKAHGMCDMFIQTQQTSSVNGSSSSSSSSSNNTVHHHSKKRKLEYNVSQPVIQHALVQSTGDYQLDNTGLQQRYSVNGANTAFSSLHNNNALQKSSPNQQTLVRASTIKLLDTYQRCGQKRKTWSREGNGDGLAVHSANATNAVGSTVVSQHHNQQQQQLQQQQQQQQQQQHKQTGMTAHSKQVTNAANGGGGSNPQGDGDYQLVQHEVLYSMTNQYEVLEFLGRGTFGQVVKCWKKGTNEIVAIKILKNHPSYARQGQIEVSILSRLSQENADEFNFVRAYECFQHKSHTCLVFEMLEQNLYDFLKQNKFSPLPLKYIRPILQQVLTALLKLKQLGLIHADLKPENIMLVDPVRQPYRVKVIDFGSASHVSKAVCNTYLQSRYYRAPEIILGLPYCEAIDMWSLGCVVAELFLGWPLYPGSSEYDQIRYISQTQGLPTEHMLNNASKTTKFFYRDMDSTYPFWRLKTPEEHEAETGIKSKEARKYIFNCLDDIGQVNVPTDLEGGQLLAEKADRREFIDLLKRMLTMDQVERRITPGEALNHAFVTLAHLVDYAHCNNVKASVQMMEVCRRAGDFTASPAHHQAPPAPQPPPPTSLVANFVPTTNGSAVTFTFNNQLTNQVQRLVREHRTAQTGYDNLYQIYSNSSRRATQYSSSSSGSNSGRSGVHDFPHQLVPGLLCHPPSYQTMPSPAKHVVVAQPPQAQQGPLQIQPSIISQQAVAAAAAAAQQQYAAVPVSMVETGRQMLLTNAVQTSWPGGSRQMAAIVPSWQQLPPQHAAIQQPLLSDAGDWGRPLIVDSSAILQDQRPVFPVTEVYNTSALVEHPPQGWGKRSVTKHHQHHVSVPPQSQHRHEHKKETQQLSPVKKRVKESTPPSNMRRHSPSSGHWQQQPMQQHHHSSKHSSSHNVEHHQVTSGRQQTITIHDTPSPAVSVITISDSEDETPGKCCGDRQCGACQNLATRLSGDGRPVREEVIRSTQSTPRVVQPIQQTHSSSQSHTNGHVTTHSTSQRSQRKNIISCVTVGDSDGEASPGRAHNPYQHLPQHPQHQQTTQLIKHEPQQQHHVSSSSSGYSSQSQKKRLLAKVQSECNMVNVATKPEPGVEYLAPHPCHAPACKEPPTYQDDAYDMHDYFLQYVTTSSAHPHLQEQHIVYTTGTDKRVSWPGKRAEYKHEYVQPPAAHSRDHQKWAVANTVHQYRQSQVVGSAAHPGHTHSHHGHPAHLSPGGGGGGRSPAGGPVIGSAQHLGQPLYQEYAHVRSRAHAVPPPVYVTAAPSQAPTAIQQQQVPTYQGFTPGWVPRHLVDACISSPLTLYDSSRALPPPAHHSSARPLLASHAAHPLPAHMQPTAVYGLAPLSPAKHQYQPSEKPL from the exons ATGCCTTTTGAGAGCCGCTGGCCCGAATCAGCGTGGAACCATACAAAGGCACAT GGAATGTGTGACATGTTCATCCAAACACAGCAGACGAGTAGCGTCAacggcagcagcagcagcagcagcagcagcagtaaCAACACCGTTCACCACCACAGCAAGAAACGCAAGTTGGAGTACAACGTGAGTCAGCCGGTGATCCAACACGCATTGGTTCAATCGACCGGCGACTACCAATTAGACAATACCGGTCTGCAACAACGGTACTCCGTGAACGGTGCTAATACCGCATTTAGCTCGCTGCACAACAATAATGCGCTGCAGAAGAGTAGCCCGAACCAACAGACCCTGGTACGAGCCTCGACGATCAAGCTCTTAGACACGTACCAACGCTGTGGCCAGAAG AGAAAAACTTGGTCGAGGGAGGGTAATGGTGACGGCCTGGCAGTCCACTCCGCCAACGCGACGAACGCAGTGGGCAGTACTGTAGTGTCGCAACATCATAatcaacagcaacagcagctgcaacaacaacagcagcagcagcaacaacaacaacacaAGCAGACAGGCATGACGGCACATAGCAAGCAAGTAACCAACGCTGCCAATGGAGGCGGTGGCAGCAACCCCCAAGGAGATGGAGATTACCAGTTGGTACAGCACGAGGTTCTCTATTCTATGACTAATCAATATGAAGTCCTCGAGTTTTTGGGCAGAGGTACTTTTGGACAG GTCGTAAAATGCTGGAAAAAGGGAACCAATGAAATAGTTGCCATCAAAATTCTGAAGAACCATCCATCGTATGCGCGCCAAGGGCAGATTGAG GTCTCCATCCTGTCTCGACTCAGTCAGGAAAATGCGGATGAGTTCAACTTTGTGCGCGCTTATGAGTGCTTTCAGCACAAATCCCATACCTGCTTGGTCTTTGAGATGCTAGAACAGAATCTGTATGATTTCCTGAAACAGAATAAATTTTCACCCCTACCCCTCAAGTATATCAGACCGATTCTTCAACAAGTACTCACCGCTCTTTTGAAACTTAAG CAATTGGGGTTAATTCACGCAGACCTTAAACCGGAAAACATTATGTTGGTGGATCCAGTTCGTCAGCCTTATCGTGTAAAAGTTATTGATTTTGGGTCAGCTTCCCATGTATCTAAAGCTGTCTGCAACACGTATTTACAATCGCGATACTACCGTGCACCTGAAATTATACTTGGACTTCCATATTGTGAAGCAATAGATATGTGGTCGCTCGGCTGTGTAGTTGCGGAATTGTTTTTAGGATGGCCTCTATACCCTGGTAGTTCAGAATACGATCAGATTCGATACATAAGTCAGACGCAAGGCCTACCAACGGAACACATGTTAAACAATGCCAGCAAAACAACAAAATTCTTTTACAGAGACATGGACA GTACATATCCATTTTGGCGATTAAAAACACCGGAAGAGCATGAGGCTGAAACTGGTATCAAATCAAAGGAAGCGAGGAAGTATATTTTTAACTGTCTCGATGATATTGGTCAAGTTAATGTCCCGACTGATTTGGAGGGTGGTCAACTTTTGGCAGAAAAAGCAGATAGAAGAGAGTTCATTGACCTCTTGAAGAGGATGCTCACAATGGACCAGGTA GAGCGCCGCATAACACCTGGGGAGGCTCTGAACCATGCCTTTGTTACGCTGGCCCATTTAGTCGATTATGCACATTGTAACAATGTTAAGGCTTCCGTCCAAATGATGGAGGTTTGCCGACGAGCCGGTGACTTCACTGCAAGTCCAGCGCATCATCAAGCTCCTCCAGCACCCCAACCACCACCACCAACATCATTGGTAGCTAATTTCGTGCCGACGACAAATGGTAGTGCCGTAACTTTCACCTTCAACAACCAGTTGACCAATCAAGTACAGCGATTGGTTAGAGAACATCGGACTGCGCAAACAGGATATGATAATCTG TATCAAATATACAGTAACAGTAGTCGTCGTGCGACTCAGTACAGTAGCTCGTCAAGTGGATCAAATAGCGGACGAAGTGGAGTGCACGACTTTCCACATCAATTGGTGCCTGGTCTACTTTGTCATCCACCCAGTTATCAGACGATGCCAAGTCCTGCAAAACACGTAGTTGTTGCTCAA CCTCCACAAGCGCAACAAGGTCCGTTACAAATCCAACCATCGATTATATCGCAGCAGGCCGTTGCTGCTGCAGCTGCAGCTGCCCAACAACAATATGCAGCGGTTCCCGTATCTATGGTGGAAACTGGACGACAAATGTTACTAACC AATGCTGTACAAACCTCTTGGCCTGGTGGAAGTCGTCAAATGGCCGCTATCGTACCATCTTGGCAACAGTTACCACCGCAACATGCAGCCATACAGCAGCCATTACTGAGTGATGCTGGAGATTGGGGAAGACCTCTTATTGTCGATAGTTCTGCTATTCTGCAG GATCAGAGGCCAGTATTTCCTGTCACGGAAGTATACAATACTAGTGCCCTTGTTGAGCATCCTCCTCAAGGTTGGGGCAAGCGTAGTGTTACGAAACATCATCAACATCATGTGTCTGTACCCCCGCAGTCTCAACATAGGCACGAGCATAAAAAGGAAACACAGCAGTTAAGTCCAGTGAAAAAGAGGGTAAAAGAAAGTACTCCACCGAGCAATATGAGACGGCATTCACCTTCCAGCGGTCATTGGCAACAGCAACCCATGCAGCAACACCATCACAGCAGCAAACACAGCAGTAGTCATAATGTAGAACACCATCAAGTTACATCTGGTCGGCAGCAAACTATTACAATTCACGATACACCATCACCTGCAGTTTCTGTTATCACGATAAGTGATAGCGAAGACGAAACACCGGGCAAGTG CTGTGGAGATCGGCAATGTGGAGCCTGTCAAAATTTGGCAACTCGCCTGTCTGGCGATGGACGTCCAGTCCGCGAGGAAGTCATTCGAAG TACGCAGTCAACACCACGCGTGGTTCAACCAATACAGCAAACCCATTCAAGTAGTCAGTCGCATACTAATGGCCACGTAACAACGCATAGTACATCTCAAAGATCGcaacgaaaaaatattatcaGTTGTGTAACTGTCGGTGACAGCGATGGCGAAGCTAGTCCAGGTCGAGCGCATAATCCATACCAACATTTACCGCAACATCCTCAGCATCAACAAACTACGCAGTTAATTAAACACGAACCCCAACAGCAACATCACGTCAGCAG TAGCAGTTCTGGATATTCGTCTCAATCGCAAAAGAAACGTTTATTGGCCAAAGTACAGTCCGAATGTAATATGGTGAATGTTGCGACAAAACCGGAGCCCGGCGTTGAGTACCTTGCACCTCATCCGTGTCACGCGCCAGCCTGTAAAGAGCCACCGACCTATCAg GATGATGCCTATGACATGCATGACTACTTCTTGCAGTATGTGACCACGAGTAGCGCGCATCCGCACCTTCAAGAGCAACACATTGTGTATACGACTGGCACGGACAAGCGGGTATCATGGCCTGGAAAGAGAGCTGAATACAAGCACGAGTACGTTCAACCACCGGCTGCTCATTCCAGAGACCACCAGAAATGGGCGGTAGCGAATACTGTGCATCAGTATAG GCAGAGCCAGGTGGTGGGTTCGGCAGCCCATCCGGGTCATACCCACAGTCACCATGGGCATCCGGCCCACCTCAGTCCTGGGGGCGGTGGCGGGGGCAGAAGTCCTGCAGGGGGGCCTGTAATAGGAAGTGCCCAGCATCTGGGACAGCCCCTGTACCAGGAGTACGCCCATGTGCGTTCAAGAGCCCATGCCGTGCCACCCCCGGTATACGTAACCGCCGCGCCTTCTCAGGCGCCTACTGCTATCCAGCAGCAACAAGTGCCCACCTATCAGGGATTCACACCCGGGTGGGTACCTAGACACCTAGTTGATGCATGCAT CTCGTCTCCATTAACGTTGTATGATTCTAGTCGAGCGTTGCCACCACCAGCTCATCACAGCTCGGCCAGACCGTTGCTAGCAAGTCATGCAGCGCATCCACTGCCTGCACATATGCAGCCAACAGCCGTTTATGGATTGGCCCCACTTTCACCGGCCAAACATCAATATCAACCTTCTG